The Spirochaetota bacterium genome contains the following window.
CTTCAGGTGGACCGTCAGGACCCTGTCATGCTTCTTCACCAGCTGGGCGATCTGCTTCAACTCCTCATCGGTGGCGAAGATGCCCGGCTCGTACTGCAGTCCGAGGGACACGCCATAGCACCCCTGCTCCATCGCGTCGTTCAGGAGCGAGAGCAATTTCTTCATCTCTTCCTTGTTCATCGGTGTCGGTTTGAACCCGCGGATCGACATGCGCGAAGTGCCGTGTCCGGTCAGGTTCACCATATTGTGCGTCAGTCCCTGGCTGCGGACCAGCGCAAAGTATTCATCCATCGAGGACCACGGGATGTTGGTATTATTGAAAAGTTTGCCCCCCTTTTCAATAAGGTCCTTGAACCTGGTATTTTTTTCAAATCCGCCGGCGCCAAAGCCGCAGTTGCCGGTGACGAAAGTCGTGATACCCTGGGCCGTAAAGGCATTTGTGAATTTTGAATGATCTCTCCTCGCCATGGCCCAGTCGTTATGGGAATGGGCGTCGATAAAGCCGGGAGCGATCACCTTACCTGCGCAGTCGATGGTCCGCCCCGGGAACTTTAGATCATTGGTGGTAACAGCTTCTATAGTGTTCCCGTTGACAAGTACATCACCGATGAAGGATTTCTTTCCGGTACCGTCGATAACGAGGCCTTTTTTCAGGAGGAGGCGTCCCGCCGGGCTCCCCGTGACCGTAACCTCTTTGGAGGCGGCTGACCGTTCCGCCGGGATGTCGCCTCCGACGGGCTTGCTATCTTTCTTGCAGCCGCCGAGGGGGTGCAGCAGCGCTGCCCCGCCCAGGGCTGCGGCGCCCGCTATGAAAGTCCTCCGGGTAATATCATTAACTATGGATTTCTTTTTCTTGGCCATTGTTCTTCCTCCAGAATAATTATCATTATTATCAGCAATCACGGCACGCTGCCGGGACGCGGTCTGCTGTTGGGGCACGGCATGCCGTGCCCGCTACTTTGCCAGTCTCTTCGCCAGCCGGATCGCTTCAATCATGCTGCTCCACCGGGCCATATCCTTCCCGGCAATATCAAAGGCGGTGCCGTGGTCCACGGAGGTGCGCACCATGGAGAGGCCCAGGGTGACGTTCACTCCCTCGTCAAAGGCGAGCATCTTGAAGGGGATGAGGCCCTGGTCATGGTACTGCGCGATGACCAGGCTGTAGCGCTCCCACACAGCAGGGATGAAGAGGGTATCGGCCGCGAAGGGGCCGTCCACGGGAATCCCCTCCTGCCTCGCCGCTGACACGGCCAGGGCTGTGACGTCGCGGTCGAAAGTGCCGATGGCGCCATCGTCGCCGCAGTGCGGATCAAGGCCCGCAACGGCGAGCTTGACCGTGCCGCCGTCGATGGACCTGATCGATTCATAGCCCGCGCGGATCACGGCGCGCAGCCGCTCCAGGCCGAGCCCCTCCATGATGGCGGACACCGGCACGTGGGTCGAGGCGAGGAGCACTCGGTATTTTTCAGAAAACATCATCATAAGCGGATTGATCTCCCCGATCTTTTCCGCGATGTATTCGGTGTGGCCCGTGAAGTGAACACCTGATTTTTCGATGAGGCTTTTACTCACCGGAGCGGTCACCACGGCGTCTATCGCGCCGGCGCGCCACAGCTCTATGGCTGCGTCAATGCAGCCGAGGGACTCCTTACCGGTATCGGGAGTTCCGGCGCCGGGCCGGGGAATAGGGAGATCGATGGGAAGATCATAGAGGTATTTATTCCCGACTACCAGCGGGGGCATGGCATGACGTGCCCCTATGATTTCATATCCAGAAAACAAGTCAGGATAATTCTTTTCCATTACGGATGAACGGCCGATTAAAACGGGAATGATCGATATGTCGTTGAGCGCGTTAATTGCCTTCAGGGCAACCTCGGGTCCGATACCGGCGGGGTCCCCCGCGGTGACGCCGAGCTTAAGAACTTCTCTTTGCAAGAAACTCCTCAGGGATTATTTTGTTCTTCTCGTATTCCGCGCCGATGAGGTCCTTGGCCGACGAGCGGAGGTCGTTGGCGATGGTGCAGCGTCCCTCGAGGATGACGCCGTTCTGGATGATGAGTTCCGGGGTCTTGATGTCGCCGAGGATCTTGGCCGTCGGCATGAGGAGCACCCGGCTTGAGGCGTTGATGTTTCCTATGACCAGCCCTTCCACGATGACCGACACGGCGTTGATATTGGTGCGGATCTTGCCGGTGGAGCCGATGTAGAGCTGCTCGGCCTGGAGGTACTTCCCTTCGAACCTGCCGTCAATCCTGAGCGACCCGTTGATCAGGAAGGTCCCGGTGAAATAGGAGTTTTCTCCGATCACGTTATTCGCTATATCACCGCTTGCCTTTGCAATAGCCATAGTAACCTCGTACCTCGTTTACATTTGCGTCACTATACATCCGCGTAAATTTTATTGTCAATTCGATTTTCCGGAAGGGATACATTTTTTACCCCGGAAGGCTCACCGGACTCTTTTTCCCGCTATTAATGCCGCATCTGAAGGGATGAGCGAGAAAAGATTTTCATTTTGCCGCAGATTTGGTTTCATCCTCTCCATCGAGGGGTACGGTATCTCATGGGGAACCTTGACAATCTTTCTGTGCTCCATATCACGGCTTCCCCATGATATCACCCATGCAAAATTCCGACAATACCGCACGGGGCTCCGCCCGTAAAGTGATTTATCCACCTAAAATTATTATGTCATATAGGATATTATCTTAACCGATACCCCTTTTCTGCCGATAATCAAGTGTATCTTTACATATGCGATTATAGCGCCATGAAACAATTATCAGTATGCATATCACTCCTCCTGATGCTCTGCCCCCTGGCGGCGGACGCTGCCGTTGACCGGGTCACGGAGATCAAAAACCTGGTTCCCGGCGCCGACACGGTCAAGTCCCTCAGGAACGACATCAGGAAGAGCATTTACGTGATCAAAAGCAGGCGGCCGGAGCGTGAGTTGCCGGAGCTTAAATTCTACACCTATAGCGTGAAGAAGGAAGACACCTTCTGGACGATACTGGCCCGCTCCTCCCAGGACATGGACACGCTCCTTTCCGTGAACGGCTTCTCCACGCCGAAGGATATCACACCCGGGAGAAAAATTTACATCCCCAACATGCGCGGGGTCATCGCCAGGGGAGATGACGCGAAAGGGATCGCGAAGATGCTCAGGGAAAACCAGATCCGCCCCGAATACGTGTACCGGGCCAACAGGTGCCGCGACTACAATAAGAAATTTATCTTCATCCCCTGCGGCAAAATATCGAACCTCGAAAAATCGCTCTTCCTGGGGACCGGCTTCATGTATCCCCTTCCCTCGAAAGGCGGGCCCCGTCTCACGTCGCGTTTCGGCAAAAGGCGGAACCCCTTCAACTACCGCGACGTCGAGTTCCATTCCGGCGTTGACGTGTCGTGCCCCCGCGGCTCCGAGGTCATGGCCGCGCGGGACGGCAAAGTGATATTCACCGGCTTCGAGGGGGGATACGGCAAGCTCGTTGTGGTCCAGCACGAGCACGGCTACCGGAGCTACTACGGCCACCTTTCACGGCCCCTGGTGAAGCCGGGCGACACGGTGAAGAGGGGAGCCGTCATCGCCTATTCGGGGAATACCGGCAGGACCACGGGACCCCATCTTCACTTCGAAGTCCGCCGCGGAGATATGGCGGTTAATCCCGGCATACTCCTCAAGGATTGATCACTCCATCAGACGCATTCGCAGTGCAGGTGCCGGTGTTCAGCGAACTTCACTTCCATAATCGCGGTATAGATCAGGCAGAATTGACGCAAGGTTTTTATATTCCTGAGCGCAGTGGAAGGCCATCTGACGCCCCGTGTCGCGGGGGATCATCAGCTTCCGTATCAGACGGCTGTTTATCAGCCGGCTCACCGGAGACCTCTCCGGGAGCCAGTCAAGCTTCAGGTTGCCGCCGATCCAGAAGCGGCTCCTCATCTCCACGCCTTTCCCGCTTTCGCGGACGAAATGGCACATTCGCGTGTGCCGGGCCTTTTTCGTAACAGAGCCGACGATGGCGCATATGACCGTGGCGACACGGGCCTCCCGGAATCGCGACTCGTCGAAACCGAAGTCCCGAGGCGGCACGAAGGTTATGGAAAGAACGTCCGGCCCGACACCCACATCCTCCACCGGATACTGGGGGTTGTTCCGGTACCGCTCCCGGTAC
Protein-coding sequences here:
- the pdxA gene encoding 4-hydroxythreonine-4-phosphate dehydrogenase PdxA; amino-acid sequence: MQREVLKLGVTAGDPAGIGPEVALKAINALNDISIIPVLIGRSSVMEKNYPDLFSGYEIIGARHAMPPLVVGNKYLYDLPIDLPIPRPGAGTPDTGKESLGCIDAAIELWRAGAIDAVVTAPVSKSLIEKSGVHFTGHTEYIAEKIGEINPLMMMFSEKYRVLLASTHVPVSAIMEGLGLERLRAVIRAGYESIRSIDGGTVKLAVAGLDPHCGDDGAIGTFDRDVTALAVSAARQEGIPVDGPFAADTLFIPAVWERYSLVIAQYHDQGLIPFKMLAFDEGVNVTLGLSMVRTSVDHGTAFDIAGKDMARWSSMIEAIRLAKRLAK
- a CDS encoding polymer-forming cytoskeletal protein; translation: MAIAKASGDIANNVIGENSYFTGTFLINGSLRIDGRFEGKYLQAEQLYIGSTGKIRTNINAVSVIVEGLVIGNINASSRVLLMPTAKILGDIKTPELIIQNGVILEGRCTIANDLRSSAKDLIGAEYEKNKIIPEEFLAKRSS
- a CDS encoding M23 family metallopeptidase; translated protein: MKQLSVCISLLLMLCPLAADAAVDRVTEIKNLVPGADTVKSLRNDIRKSIYVIKSRRPERELPELKFYTYSVKKEDTFWTILARSSQDMDTLLSVNGFSTPKDITPGRKIYIPNMRGVIARGDDAKGIAKMLRENQIRPEYVYRANRCRDYNKKFIFIPCGKISNLEKSLFLGTGFMYPLPSKGGPRLTSRFGKRRNPFNYRDVEFHSGVDVSCPRGSEVMAARDGKVIFTGFEGGYGKLVVVQHEHGYRSYYGHLSRPLVKPGDTVKRGAVIAYSGNTGRTTGPHLHFEVRRGDMAVNPGILLKD
- a CDS encoding hydrolase, with the translated sequence MIDSDRRGALSEEEKGKPYAQYFYRNLAPVPDEILRKINGGPIDPRNALLFHEINRLLEPGYLPDETGYCVMADNSCYVSVFTDMDGVTGDMLDWWFCWHALEPLRYKIWYPGAHMGITVKDRKRLEDASLPYRERYRNNPQYPVEDVGVGPDVLSITFVPPRDFGFDESRFREARVATVICAIVGSVTKKARHTRMCHFVRESGKGVEMRSRFWIGGNLKLDWLPERSPVSRLINSRLIRKLMIPRDTGRQMAFHCAQEYKNLASILPDLYRDYGSEVR